In Acidimicrobiales bacterium, a genomic segment contains:
- a CDS encoding DUF3089 domain-containing protein, giving the protein MTSSAGAARTENLAPAKNPPIDCFYVYPTVSSQPTVNANLNLDPAEIGVAQQQASQFSAACRVFAPIYPQLTLSAINRPGQIRTPAINEAYNGVLTAWQDYLAHDNHGRGVVFIGHSQGSAMLTRLIREQVDPNPAERRLLVSALLMGGNIMVPAGRDVGGDFQHVPACRSNTQIGCVVAYSTFDQPPPPNSLFGRPDQGVSRAFGGPSIANPQVLCTNPAALAGGSGELRSRFRLMPIAGPLGAVTTAVFSGQPPSGPTPWVGWDGWYNAQCVDSGGANVLEVTPTGSAPRLTPEPDPTWGLHLVDVNIALGNLVSLVQQEEIAYRH; this is encoded by the coding sequence GTGACAAGCAGCGCCGGTGCCGCTCGAACCGAGAACCTGGCGCCAGCAAAGAACCCGCCGATCGACTGCTTCTACGTCTACCCAACCGTAAGCTCGCAGCCGACCGTCAACGCAAACCTGAACCTGGATCCAGCAGAAATTGGCGTCGCCCAACAGCAGGCCTCACAGTTCTCGGCGGCGTGCCGGGTGTTCGCTCCCATCTACCCCCAACTCACCCTGAGCGCGATCAACAGGCCGGGCCAGATACGGACGCCGGCGATCAACGAGGCCTACAACGGGGTGCTCACGGCCTGGCAGGACTATCTCGCCCACGATAACCACGGTCGAGGTGTGGTCTTCATCGGGCACTCCCAGGGATCAGCAATGCTCACGCGGTTGATCCGGGAACAGGTCGATCCGAACCCGGCTGAGCGTCGCCTCCTCGTCTCGGCGCTGCTCATGGGGGGCAACATAATGGTGCCTGCGGGACGGGACGTCGGCGGCGACTTTCAGCACGTGCCCGCCTGTCGTTCCAACACTCAGATCGGCTGCGTGGTCGCCTACTCCACCTTCGACCAGCCACCCCCGCCGAACTCGCTGTTCGGTCGTCCAGACCAAGGGGTCTCCCGCGCCTTCGGCGGCCCATCCATCGCCAATCCGCAGGTTCTGTGTACGAACCCGGCTGCTCTGGCAGGCGGAAGCGGCGAGCTCCGGTCGCGGTTCAGGCTGATGCCAATCGCCGGTCCTCTCGGCGCAGTGACTACCGCCGTGTTCAGCGGTCAGCCGCCGAGCGGACCGACGCCGTGGGTGGGCTGGGATGGCTGGTACAACGCCCAGTGCGTGGACAGCGGAGGGGCAAACGTGTTGGAAGTGACACCCACCGGAAGCGCTCCTCGGCTAACCCCCGAGCCAGATCCCACGTGGGGGCTGCACCTCGTCGATGTGAACATCGCCTTGGGCAATCTCGTGAGCCTGGTCCAACAGGAGGAGATTGCTTATCGCCACTGA
- a CDS encoding DUF3303 family protein — protein sequence MSWTTRSGASAADNEAAVARVLQVYSKWSPPSDETFHEFLGRLDGRGGYSVVETDNPDSLAEAPAKFGAYFDFEIVPVADIAETVRLLAEGIEFRKAAK from the coding sequence GTGTCATGGACAACGCGGAGTGGGGCGTCAGCTGCAGACAACGAAGCTGCCGTTGCCCGAGTCCTTCAGGTCTACAGCAAATGGAGTCCACCGTCCGACGAGACCTTCCACGAGTTCCTCGGACGACTGGACGGCCGAGGCGGCTATTCCGTCGTGGAGACCGACAATCCGGACTCCCTGGCCGAGGCTCCGGCGAAGTTTGGCGCGTACTTCGACTTCGAGATTGTTCCGGTAGCCGACATCGCCGAGACCGTCCGCCTCCTCGCAGAAGGGATTGAGTTTCGTAAGGCGGCCAAGTAG
- a CDS encoding CocE/NonD family hydrolase: protein MASIPTPPAGSPAIESAPSSLTGVSPELPADVIAASAAPGSTWKPEKAVYGSASTNDIAIAGAGGTTIRVNEIYPTTASGAPAHGKFPVLMTMTPYGKGQGGSSAPGSASSPSGGAVTGGADNYLVQRGYIEVVMDVRGTGDSNGEWGLFDPIQQQDAMKVLNWAAHLPNSTGSVGTYGPSYLGIDQLLLAGAVGKGSPLKAIFPMVPANDLYRDTSFMGGLVDFEFSQAYLGLTGVDNTANPVEDTASDPQLLGEMAGIESDHANGLASYHAATEANVLGNGDEAYDGTYWQARNPSNVLKNIVANGIPAYLVGGEFDIFQNGEPLDYAALQNAYAGRPTTAPMVDGQRTTGRYQLIDGPWEHINGSSVNVDPLELEWFDTWLKGEKTGMATTPSPLHYYDLGTGRFDETTTYPFTGSAPTTYYFGPGGALGSTKPTDATAASDAIDWSPTGSPCGRPVDQWSMGGISIPSNEAGVLAPCADEDNTTQVGPWQTTYTTAPLSNAATVAGPITASVYASANTAETQWVAEIDDVTPSGTSYPLTEGALLGSLRASDPSRSWTSNGVTVLPYHPYTQTSAQPVVPGATEEYQIQVFPTLATLAAGDRLRVTISTTDTPHLAPIPSQLAQLVGGQYNIQRTPAAPSSLTVELDPALNGGTASSH, encoded by the coding sequence ATGGCCTCCATACCGACGCCGCCGGCGGGCTCCCCGGCGATCGAGTCCGCGCCGTCGAGCCTGACCGGCGTCAGCCCAGAGCTCCCCGCCGACGTCATCGCCGCCAGCGCCGCGCCGGGCAGCACCTGGAAGCCGGAGAAGGCCGTCTACGGCAGCGCCTCCACCAACGACATCGCCATCGCCGGCGCCGGCGGGACGACCATCCGGGTCAACGAGATCTACCCGACCACCGCGTCCGGGGCCCCAGCGCACGGGAAGTTTCCGGTGCTGATGACCATGACGCCCTACGGCAAGGGCCAGGGCGGCTCGAGCGCACCCGGCTCCGCCTCGTCGCCGTCGGGTGGTGCCGTGACCGGCGGAGCCGACAACTACCTGGTCCAGCGGGGCTACATAGAAGTCGTCATGGACGTCCGAGGCACCGGCGACTCCAACGGCGAGTGGGGCCTGTTCGATCCGATCCAGCAACAGGACGCCATGAAGGTCCTCAACTGGGCCGCACACCTCCCCAACTCCACTGGCTCGGTCGGCACCTACGGCCCGTCGTACCTCGGCATCGACCAGCTGCTCCTTGCCGGCGCGGTCGGCAAAGGCTCGCCGCTGAAGGCCATCTTCCCGATGGTCCCGGCCAACGACCTCTACCGCGACACGTCGTTCATGGGCGGGCTGGTCGACTTCGAATTCTCACAGGCGTATCTCGGGCTCACGGGCGTCGACAACACGGCCAACCCGGTCGAGGACACCGCCAGCGACCCGCAGCTGTTAGGTGAGATGGCTGGCATCGAGTCGGACCACGCCAACGGTCTGGCCAGCTACCACGCAGCCACCGAGGCCAACGTGCTCGGCAACGGCGACGAGGCCTACGACGGCACCTATTGGCAAGCGCGCAACCCGTCCAACGTGCTGAAGAACATCGTGGCCAACGGAATCCCCGCCTACCTGGTCGGTGGCGAGTTCGACATCTTCCAAAACGGCGAGCCGCTCGACTACGCAGCACTGCAGAACGCCTACGCCGGCCGCCCGACCACCGCTCCGATGGTTGACGGTCAGCGGACCACCGGCCGCTACCAGCTCATCGACGGACCATGGGAGCACATCAACGGCTCGTCCGTGAACGTCGACCCTCTCGAGCTGGAGTGGTTCGACACCTGGCTCAAGGGTGAGAAGACCGGCATGGCCACCACGCCCAGCCCCCTGCACTACTACGACCTGGGCACGGGGCGGTTCGACGAAACGACGACCTACCCGTTTACCGGATCCGCGCCGACGACCTACTACTTCGGGCCCGGTGGCGCCCTTGGCTCCACCAAGCCCACGGATGCAACGGCCGCAAGCGATGCCATCGACTGGAGCCCCACGGGCAGCCCATGCGGCCGCCCGGTCGACCAGTGGTCGATGGGCGGCATCTCCATCCCGTCAAACGAGGCGGGCGTCCTGGCGCCATGCGCCGACGAGGACAACACCACCCAGGTCGGCCCGTGGCAGACCACCTACACCACGGCTCCGCTCAGCAACGCAGCGACCGTGGCCGGACCGATCACCGCCTCCGTCTACGCCAGCGCCAACACAGCCGAGACCCAGTGGGTGGCTGAGATCGACGATGTCACCCCCAGTGGCACCTCGTACCCGCTGACCGAGGGAGCGCTGCTCGGCTCCCTACGGGCCAGCGACCCGTCCAGGTCATGGACGTCGAACGGCGTCACTGTACTGCCCTACCATCCCTACACCCAGACGTCGGCGCAGCCAGTCGTACCCGGCGCGACCGAGGAGTATCAGATCCAGGTCTTCCCCACCCTGGCAACCCTCGCGGCAGGTGACCGCCTGCGGGTGACGATCTCGACCACCGACACCCCCCACCTGGCGCCGATCCCCTCGCAGCTGGCGCAACTGGTCGGCGGTCAGTACAACATCCAGCGGACGCCGGCAGCGCCGTCATCGCTGACCGTAGAGCTCGACCCCGCTCTCAACGGCGGGACTGCCAGCAGCCACTAA
- the msrB gene encoding peptide-methionine (R)-S-oxide reductase MsrB, whose product MSDRYQRDSERVARLTPEQRRVTQDDGTEPAFGNAYWDNKEAGLYVDVVSGEPLFTSTKKFDSHTGWPSFTAPVEAGNVVERTDAAHGMVRTEVRSTHGDSHLGHVFDDGPADAGGLRYCINSAALRFIPVDDLEREGYGDYQELFDNTENRRGAHR is encoded by the coding sequence GTGTCGGACCGCTATCAGAGAGACTCCGAGAGGGTTGCCCGCCTGACGCCAGAGCAGCGTCGGGTCACCCAGGATGACGGCACAGAGCCGGCGTTCGGAAACGCCTACTGGGACAACAAGGAGGCGGGCCTGTACGTAGATGTAGTCTCCGGTGAGCCGCTGTTCACCTCCACGAAGAAGTTCGACAGCCACACCGGCTGGCCGAGCTTCACCGCCCCGGTCGAGGCGGGCAACGTGGTGGAGAGGACGGATGCCGCTCACGGGATGGTCCGGACCGAGGTCCGATCGACCCACGGGGACAGCCACCTCGGCCACGTCTTCGACGACGGACCCGCCGACGCTGGCGGACTGCGGTACTGCATCAACTCCGCGGCACTACGGTTCATCCCGGTCGACGATCTCGAGCGCGAAGGCTACGGCGACTATCAGGAGCTTTTCGACAACACCGAGAACAGGAGAGGTGCACATCGATGA